The Pocillopora verrucosa isolate sample1 chromosome 14, ASM3666991v2, whole genome shotgun sequence genome has a segment encoding these proteins:
- the LOC131775677 gene encoding sialidase-1 isoform X3, translating to MDYTSSRRLVFDITNYIHEGIPRGSSEPSIDFQVTLWKQGDLGVNTYRIPILKSLPDGSLIALSEGRKYNSADVGPKFLAMRRSTDQGLTWSNTTFIEDDGEDPDGLNLGTVFVDEEKNRVFVIYSHCATKCVYHTTFLISSDDFGLTWTNPSNLSDQIGSSVFLPGPGFGIQKKKDPHKGRLITCGHSHPGHDGVFCIVSDDHGTSWRVAGYILQQGSFEPDESQLIELYDGNLLMTSRNQDNFHCHCRIMSKSYDGGESFAHSDIYFDEALLDPVVAASLLRYRNTVYFSNPASKLFRINMTVRWSEDNGESWVGSLGVWKGPSGYSCLTTIPGTQANNTFIGMVFEKGVTRYYESIAFVRLRL from the exons ATGGACTACACATCATCACGAAGACTTGTATTTGATATCACAAACTACATACACG AGGGGATTCCACGCGGTAGTTCTGAGCCTTCAATCGACTTTCAGGTGACTCTGTGGAAGCAAG GCGATCTTGGGGTGAACACGTATCGTATTCCCATTCTGAAATCTCTGCCTGATGGATCCCTCATCGCGTTATCTGAGGGAAGGAAGTACAACTCTGCAGACGTGGGACCAAAATTCCTGGCAATGCGCCGTTCAACTGATCAAGGATTGACATGGAGTAACACAACGTTCATTGAGGATGATGGTGAAGACCCTGATGGCCTCAATCTCGGCACCGTTTTTGTAGACGAAGAGAAAAATCGAGTTTTTGTCATATATTCCCATTGTGCGACCAAATGTGTTTATCACACCACGTTTCTGATCAGCAGTGATGATTTTGGGCTGACTTGGACAAACCCATCAAACCTGTCGGATCAGATTGGATCGTCTGTGTTTCTACCAGGACCGGGTTTTGGTATTCAG aaaaagaaagatcctcACAAGGGACGGCTTATCACGTGTGGTCATTCTCATCCTGGTCATGATGGTGTCTTCTGCATTGTTAGCGACG ATCATGGAACAAGCTGGAGGGTTGCCGGGTATATTCTTCAGCAAGGTTCATTTGAGCCGGATGAATCTCAG CTTATAGAGCTTTACGACGGCAACCTACTGATGACTTCACGAAACCAAGATAATTTCCATTGCCATTGTCGCATCATGTCCAAGAGTTACGATGGCGGGGAATCATTTGCGCATTCTGACATCTACTTCGATGAAGCGTTGTTAGACCCGGTAGTTGCTGCCAGCTTACTTCGTTACAGGAACACGGTTTACTTTTCGAATCCGGCCAGTAAGCTTTTCCGAATTAATATGACCGTCCGCTGGAGTGAGGACAATGGCGAATCATGGGTGGGGTCCCTCGGAGTGTGGAAGGGTCCAAGTGGGTACTCCTGCCTGACTACCATCCCTGGAACGCAAGCAAACAACACCTTCATTGGCATGGTGTTTGAAAAAGGAGTTACTCGCTACTATGAGAGCATAGCCTTTGTTAGATTACGGTTGTGA
- the LOC131775677 gene encoding sialidase-1 isoform X2: MAGYIFPSLLFYSFGFLLEGIPRGSSEPSIDFQVTLWKQGDLGVNTYRIPILKSLPDGSLIALSEGRKYNSADVGPKFLAMRRSTDQGLTWSNTTFIEDDGEDPDGLNLGTVFVDEEKNRVFVIYSHCATKCVYHTTFLISSDDFGLTWTNPSNLSDQIGSSVFLPGPGFGIQKKKDPHKGRLITCGHSHPGHDGVFCIVSDDHGTSWRVAGYILQQGSFEPDESQLIELYDGNLLMTSRNQDNFHCHCRIMSKSYDGGESFAHSDIYFDEALLDPVVAASLLRYRNTVYFSNPASKLFRINMTVRWSEDNGESWVGSLGVWKGPSGYSCLTTIPGTQANNTFIGMVFEKGVTRYYESIAFVRLRL, from the exons ATGGCAGGTTATATTTTTCCATCACTCTTGTTCTACTCTTTCGGTTTCCTACTAGAGGGGATTCCACGCGGTAGTTCTGAGCCTTCAATCGACTTTCAGGTGACTCTGTGGAAGCAAG GCGATCTTGGGGTGAACACGTATCGTATTCCCATTCTGAAATCTCTGCCTGATGGATCCCTCATCGCGTTATCTGAGGGAAGGAAGTACAACTCTGCAGACGTGGGACCAAAATTCCTGGCAATGCGCCGTTCAACTGATCAAGGATTGACATGGAGTAACACAACGTTCATTGAGGATGATGGTGAAGACCCTGATGGCCTCAATCTCGGCACCGTTTTTGTAGACGAAGAGAAAAATCGAGTTTTTGTCATATATTCCCATTGTGCGACCAAATGTGTTTATCACACCACGTTTCTGATCAGCAGTGATGATTTTGGGCTGACTTGGACAAACCCATCAAACCTGTCGGATCAGATTGGATCGTCTGTGTTTCTACCAGGACCGGGTTTTGGTATTCAG aaaaagaaagatcctcACAAGGGACGGCTTATCACGTGTGGTCATTCTCATCCTGGTCATGATGGTGTCTTCTGCATTGTTAGCGACG ATCATGGAACAAGCTGGAGGGTTGCCGGGTATATTCTTCAGCAAGGTTCATTTGAGCCGGATGAATCTCAG CTTATAGAGCTTTACGACGGCAACCTACTGATGACTTCACGAAACCAAGATAATTTCCATTGCCATTGTCGCATCATGTCCAAGAGTTACGATGGCGGGGAATCATTTGCGCATTCTGACATCTACTTCGATGAAGCGTTGTTAGACCCGGTAGTTGCTGCCAGCTTACTTCGTTACAGGAACACGGTTTACTTTTCGAATCCGGCCAGTAAGCTTTTCCGAATTAATATGACCGTCCGCTGGAGTGAGGACAATGGCGAATCATGGGTGGGGTCCCTCGGAGTGTGGAAGGGTCCAAGTGGGTACTCCTGCCTGACTACCATCCCTGGAACGCAAGCAAACAACACCTTCATTGGCATGGTGTTTGAAAAAGGAGTTACTCGCTACTATGAGAGCATAGCCTTTGTTAGATTACGGTTGTGA
- the LOC131775677 gene encoding sialidase-1 isoform X1 produces MLTNVGAIEICAEDRDIHTTNKRRQVGVFRLMEPNCLIRAKNNNTSWKVTVIEKRIPFLVRLTTSDLGVNTYRIPILKSLPDGSLIALSEGRKYNSADVGPKFLAMRRSTDQGLTWSNTTFIEDDGEDPDGLNLGTVFVDEEKNRVFVIYSHCATKCVYHTTFLISSDDFGLTWTNPSNLSDQIGSSVFLPGPGFGIQKKKDPHKGRLITCGHSHPGHDGVFCIVSDDHGTSWRVAGYILQQGSFEPDESQLIELYDGNLLMTSRNQDNFHCHCRIMSKSYDGGESFAHSDIYFDEALLDPVVAASLLRYRNTVYFSNPASKLFRINMTVRWSEDNGESWVGSLGVWKGPSGYSCLTTIPGTQANNTFIGMVFEKGVTRYYESIAFVRLRL; encoded by the exons ATGCTAACAAACGTAGGCGCTATAGAGATTTGTGCAGAGGATAGGGATATCCACACTACGAACAAGCGGAGACAGGTTGGTGTTTTCAGACTGATGGAACCAAATTGTCTCATACGAGCGAAAAACAATAACACAAGCTGGAAAGTCACAGTGATTGAAAAGCGTATACCCTTTCTGGTCAGGCTCACAACAA GCGATCTTGGGGTGAACACGTATCGTATTCCCATTCTGAAATCTCTGCCTGATGGATCCCTCATCGCGTTATCTGAGGGAAGGAAGTACAACTCTGCAGACGTGGGACCAAAATTCCTGGCAATGCGCCGTTCAACTGATCAAGGATTGACATGGAGTAACACAACGTTCATTGAGGATGATGGTGAAGACCCTGATGGCCTCAATCTCGGCACCGTTTTTGTAGACGAAGAGAAAAATCGAGTTTTTGTCATATATTCCCATTGTGCGACCAAATGTGTTTATCACACCACGTTTCTGATCAGCAGTGATGATTTTGGGCTGACTTGGACAAACCCATCAAACCTGTCGGATCAGATTGGATCGTCTGTGTTTCTACCAGGACCGGGTTTTGGTATTCAG aaaaagaaagatcctcACAAGGGACGGCTTATCACGTGTGGTCATTCTCATCCTGGTCATGATGGTGTCTTCTGCATTGTTAGCGACG ATCATGGAACAAGCTGGAGGGTTGCCGGGTATATTCTTCAGCAAGGTTCATTTGAGCCGGATGAATCTCAG CTTATAGAGCTTTACGACGGCAACCTACTGATGACTTCACGAAACCAAGATAATTTCCATTGCCATTGTCGCATCATGTCCAAGAGTTACGATGGCGGGGAATCATTTGCGCATTCTGACATCTACTTCGATGAAGCGTTGTTAGACCCGGTAGTTGCTGCCAGCTTACTTCGTTACAGGAACACGGTTTACTTTTCGAATCCGGCCAGTAAGCTTTTCCGAATTAATATGACCGTCCGCTGGAGTGAGGACAATGGCGAATCATGGGTGGGGTCCCTCGGAGTGTGGAAGGGTCCAAGTGGGTACTCCTGCCTGACTACCATCCCTGGAACGCAAGCAAACAACACCTTCATTGGCATGGTGTTTGAAAAAGGAGTTACTCGCTACTATGAGAGCATAGCCTTTGTTAGATTACGGTTGTGA